The following nucleotide sequence is from Drosophila simulans strain w501 chromosome 3L, Prin_Dsim_3.1, whole genome shotgun sequence.
tataaaaaggaCATTACGATTTGTTaatcgatttcaatttaaaactggcattaacaaacaaaaacaatgaaacaGTTGGTTTTTTAAACTTTCTAAGACCAagtgaaatcaatttttaaacaGTTGTGCTCAAAGCGGTATTCTCTGCAATTTAACTTAGAACTCCCAGAATGTTCTACTTAGTGGCGTTCCACTGTAGCTACTCACCCACGGAGTTGGAGTTGAAGGAGGAGGAAAACTGTGCCAGCGGCTGAGGCTGCTGGAGTTTCGTTCGTTGATTCGCTCgtttgctgttttgtttgtttgtttgtcgctCAGTTGTTGTTCCTTTGGTGGGCGACGATGGAAATGTCAGAGGGTCGCGGTATTGGTATTACGGCCTCCCAGGGCATTCTCTTTTCGCTTGAGttttggatttctttttttcgttttgcctGATAATTCTATTATTGCTCTCGCTCTCTTGGGGGGAGTGCAAAATAATGGATGGCAATTCGCGGACGGAAATTTGCGAATTTAGCGCGTCGCTTcaattttgtgcaaattgaaTGCACAAACACTGAGAAGTGGAGTGAAATTACTAACTCCGGCGTTCTCCcgctctcccacacacacacacacgtgcacgCGCGAAATTTCGtgacagctgcagctggagaagaagaagagcatgAATGATCGCTCAAGGACTCGGAATCGTCCTGccctttcctctctctctctctctctctctctggttCACTTCCTTTTGTTGTTCCGTTTACCTAACACAACTGCTTATTTGTATTGTCAggactcactcacacacacgcacgtaCACGTACACTAGCGCACTGCAGCTGAGCTCAAAGGAAAAATCGATGATGAATCTGCGAATTAAAAGTCTATAGCCGCACATCGATTAATCTCCCGCTGAAGCCAGTCgctttaatttagtttttcagccttgtttttgctgcttgAGAGGAAAAAGACAGCAAGGCTTCGTTGAAAAACCCGTTCGGCGCGCAGGAAAGTcggaaaaacgaaaatcgtATAGCGGCTTGGTAACAAAACGCGCCCACTCGCGGAAAACAacaagtttaaatattaattaaatcgaTTTATATTAACTAAATCATAATATACATCGCTATCACTTCATGTGGACGAGCAGAAGCACACTCTCACGTcgaatttattttcgcttgCTTAAAAAATTAGTTTCAAATGCCGCAACTCCGCAGGCATTAAAGTTATATCGAcgtttctttaatattattttttaatgctaACCGAATAAACAGCGCGCGCTGCTGCGCTCTCTCGAAAAATTACAGAGAGAATGCGTTGCGAGTTGCTTATAtagattttgaaaatattagaGAAACCGAATGAAGGTAATGGTAAAATACCAAAGCCGGGAAGTCGCGCTCTAGCAGTCTGTTAACCGTCTCACTGTTAATTCTCTCCAGCTGTTAAGTGTATCTATTCGGTGCACCATATGTATCTTATACATGTTAACGgctattttaattaaaatttggttatattttaaattgtttaattgttttaaattgttatatgtttaaatatatatatgaacgCTATTAACCGCTCTTGGTTAAGACTGCAAATGTTGGCGGGCAAATTTGAAAAGCAATCATGAAAATACCACAATAAAAATACTAGCCTCAATCGGTAATGTCTTATACGTAGTCTTATACCTTACAATTAATTAGCAGGcttcgaaaatatttaaccgtttaatatttctaaaatgtgtaaaaattcATGAAAAGCTGCCTGATGtatgaaattatttagatcacaaaacattttaaatatatgtctAAATTTcctaaaattttaaattttatttttaatttttgatgttttgaaaccataaattcaaaatgaaaattatatcaAAAGAATGTCATATTTCacaatttcataattaaatagAAGTTTGCTTATAAAAATACGCAATATACTTATAATATTGTATAGAATATTAATGCATATATGCAGAACAAAAGTAAGAACAATTTCGcaataataagaaatatttctGAGGTTACGTTCGGGAATGAAATTATGTAACATTAAAAACACGTGATCAATGGAAGTAATTTCCCAGAAACCCATGAATGCGATTTGGTTAAAAATAGATCAGATGACGTCACCTTTATCGCGTGCTTGTATGAGTGTGTGACTGataaagaaatgcaaatgtttacAGTCCGAAAGTCGCGATAAGCTTGGCGCCAAAGTTGCCTATAAAAGCTCATCGACCGAATGCCGCAGAAGCCAGTCAAATTCAAGTGTTCAAGTGAAGCAGTCGCAACACAAGCAACAGATcccgcagcagcatcagcagttACAGCAGTTGTATCCAGTTCACAGAAGCAGCAGTGAAGCAGTAATCAAAGTGTTAAGTGAATTTCTTATCGGGTCAGGTGTAAACTAGTGCGAAAATGTCGCAATCCGATAACGTGGCACGTGAGCAAACTGCGGCAAATGCAGGGCCGGAGGCATGTCAAGGATGCCGCGGCCAAGTGCCGAGTGCCACGCCCGTGGAAGTGGAGGACATGGCCACGCCGTCGATGGAGCGGCTCATTCGAAAGGCCAACATGGCCCAGAAAATGCTGAACGATGTGATGAAACAGATccagaagcaacagcagcaggaatCTCAGCTCTCCATCAAGGAGACCAAGTCCAAGCACCGCAGCTCCGATGGAGGTAAACGACGACACAGAGGACGCAGACATGGTCATGGTCATCACACTAGCTCAtcttccagttccagttccgaCCACAGTGACTGCGAGCTGATCCTGGCGGAGAAGGAGGAGTTCATGCCGCGGAGGAGACACATCCGGGATGATCGCAAGCGGGATCGCTCCAGGTCTCGCGGTCGCTCCCGTGGTCACTCGCGTGGTCGTTCTCATGGGCGTTCTCGTTCCAGGTCCTACACCGATACCCGACGATCTCGAGCACTGCCCCTGGCTCTGCCCGTTCGGATTTCAGTGTGAGTATCTGGCTTCATTCAGTATTATCCAATATCCATTATCAAATAtccattttatatattaagcgtgcataataaaaaaaaccaaaaaaaaattaaataaaatatataatatattaaaaaaatattaaaatgaattttattaaaatagaGGATGGGTGTATGTTTATTTTGGTTCCACCAGTTTGGCTAATACTTACTGTTCAGTTATTCAAGATAATAAGTTACATTCGTTGATGAAATGCTGATATAGTCATTTGGCATTCATATTCACCAAAGTTGTGAAATATTCGAACCATTTTTCTGAGCAAATATTCAAAGTCTTGGAAAGCAGTTTTTATCTCACATTTTCCCTCAGCCGACCAACAGATAAACAAccgtttgttatttttaaatatttcttatattttttaaatgccgTTTGTTTTTACattaatagtttttattttgtagttGTTGTGCTAATTATAtgttaaacataaaaattgtttctcCCTCTCGTATAATTACTCGGTTTGTTCTCGTTTTGATTGTGATCTATTAAGTTAATTTCATCTTTTGATTTGTAGACTTTGCTGTGAGGTTGCTCCTTGCAGTCGCAACTTTTCTGTTGTTCTTAATAAATTCGTAAAATTCGATGTTAAATGTAATAAACCATTTCATTGCTTCGtacaaataaatgcatataaaaacCGACTAAAATCGCGTTAATCGCTATATAAACAAAGGGTGCTGCTGGCTCGtaaattttcctttttttggtttttgcttttatttcaaATGAGACACTAAAGAATTATGCTGTCTGGCTCGGGTTCGAATAAATTTTACCCAAGTGAACACCTTAATCTGCGACTTTATTTTGTGAATTCTGTGGCTCTAATTGGTATGTTCATATTTCGTGGCTGCTATTTACTCGCTTTTCATGGCttgcattatttattgtatatcCGTAATTTAAGAGAGCTTTgtctaaaaacaaattttggcACATGGTTTCCGAAATGGGTTCAATTCGTCCCTCTGATCCTCCTTCTACTCCTCATCGATTTTATTTGACTGTTTAATGGGTTTCCTTATGCTTTTGTAGGCTAGTTAAAATACAGCTATGTACTCGTATTACTTTTGGATTATTCGATACGAACTAAGAGTTATATTAATTTGTAGTTTGTTTGTCTGCTCCTAACTTGGCTTTCGTTCCATTCGGCTGCTTGATTGAGTGTTTATGATAattcgaaatttaattacgactGGTATTTGATTCTCCTACAGGCTCATTCAATTTACTTCCATTAATtcgtttttaaaaacatttatctaCAACTCGACGAATGACAGTTTATTGTAATGGAAACACTAATGTGTGTGATTACTGCGATATCATGTCATATTATCTATGAATACTGCTTTCTTGAATTCAAATTCAGCTGGCGACATATTCGAGTGTGTGTACATCGGCTATATCGAATACATTTAgttaacattttcattgtggCTTTACTTTCCTTTGGGTTTCTCTATGTGAGTCATGCAACATTGTCAGTCCTTTGAGGGTTTTACTTTTGATTATTTACAGCATTTGCTCAATACTCTACATGTACGTGGATTCGCTAACAACTAAATGAGTATTCTTCGATTGTATATCTCGGTATATAtcctatatacatacatgagCACACGACTGCCTCATAACGTAGACACGCACACGGGGACACACATCAATATACATTCATATAAATTTGTAcacagcatatatgtatatctgaGTTTTCGGCTTAGTTGAAAATTTCAAGATTAAATTCCTCGTTTCATCGCCCTGGTGTACCACAAAACCGAAACTTATGGAACTACTTTAGGAGTAGCTTTTCATAGGTCAAACACTCATTGCTATTCGAGACTTCAACATCTAGAAGAAGGTCGTCCTTTCTACATACGATGAAAAACAGTTCGATTCGAATCGATTCGATACGATAGTTTGCGATAGTTTTGCAGTTAGTAGTTTGAGTTACAGTTTCGAGTGATATACGCATTAGTCGTTACGGATACTTAATAGACTACgttagtatatatatgtacatacaacaTTTCTGGAAGTTCGACAACTGACCTGGGTTCTTTCTGGACACATGCCATATGCATtcacctacatacatatacatatgtagatacatacatacatacgtggGTATATAGCATGCACAATCGTTAATACTTATATATAGTATGACCTCTATAAATACGGGCAGGAGTTCATAATGGGAAGTGTTTCGATTCGgtatgttttggtttttggatgGTTGGTGCAGAATTTTGATACTGATTGTCCGAAAGTTTACTGAGTGTTCATCTGGTTGTTTCTTTTGGGGGGACAGGAGGGTATTACTTGGTGCGGGGCTCTTCCGAAAGTTTGGAGTAGAGGTTTATCATTTCAAGAGTGGTGTCAGGGTGTTagggggggaggggtggtCTTGGTAAGGTAACAAATGCattacaaaaatgtacaaaaacgGCCCGGCTGCTGCTAAATTTGTGGCTATCGGGGGGCCCGGTCTCATCCAATCTGCTGATCTTGCGATCAGATCTTACCAATGTCTCAGACGGATATCGAATAATCCGATTTCTCGCTAAGCAATTTTTGGCCAGGAGCGGGTGAATGTTgttggcgttgttgttgcagtggctgttgttgttgtggctgcggTGACTTTGAATGCGCTCGTTTGTGTGGTTGCTGTggtgcctgctgctgctgctgttggtggtgttgctgctgctgctggtggtgcttctgctgctgttgctgctgctggtgctcctgctgcagctgggaGGTGGTGGATGAAGGTCGGGACCAGAGCGATGACCTCTGACCCAGCTTTAGCTTCTTAATCGTATCCACATCGACCTCAACCTCGGCCAGCTCGATCCGTTCGCCCAGGCCGCCGTCCTCCGTGCGATGGAAGGCGCCGGCGTTGCACTCGGCCTGCAGCTGGAGCGGATGCAGCGTGCGCAGGATGCCGGCCCTGGATGCGTGTGTTCATTCGGGGAGTGGGAGGGTGGTGGGTGGCAATCGTTGGGGGGTGATGGGGGTGCAAGTACAAGAAAGGGTCCAGAGTTGGTTTTCTGATTGCAACCACAGCATTCAAGCATTCATTCGTTTAAAGACCTAGTGGTGTAGTTCTAGTCTGGTTGTGTGGTTGGGTGTGCGTGGGTGGGCACAAATTTCACGACCTGATTTATCAGCTTGTACTTCAAAGGCtttacattttgatttaagAATACTCTCTTTTAAGTTTGATTCACAGAAAACTCAAGACTCTCATGAACTCGTATGCTACAATATGTGCATACTCGAATCCAAGAATATGTCTCTGTATGCTATCCAGGCACTCAGCTGAGCCACCAGGTCGTGAAAAGGGTCCTTAACGGGCCCCCTCGGGGGGACCACACACCTCACCGTAGGCCAGGTCTCATGTCTGATCGATTGGGTCCATGTAGGTGCAGGAGATCTCGCCGCTGTCATAGCCGAAACCGTCCATGGCCTCCATGGCACCACCAACGTATTCACTCCCCCCATTGGCCGTATCCTATTTGGGCAGCGTGGGCGCTGTGAAGAACTTGGAGGAGAGCATGGCCGTCGAGGGGTTGAGCAGCGTGCccggatgctgctgctgctgctgctggtggggaTGCGATTGCTGGctgtggttgtggtggtgcgGTGGCTCATGCGCGGGCATTATGGACTTGTGGGGTATGGGGCGGAACTGTGAGGAGGGCGGCATGCAGGCTACCAACGGGCTATTGCCGATCCCGTCCAGCCCCAACAGCTCCTGGCCATTGGCCTCCAGCTGATGGAGCTTGGGCGTGATCAGTAggggctgctgttgcttcaaACTACTACTGTTCGGATTGGAGCTACTATGCTGGGAATTATTGGTACTACTATTCTGCAACTGCTGCTTGTGGaactgtttctgctgctgtgtACTGATCGATGGCGACTTGACCAATGTGGGTATGTGGCACTGTATGGAGTCTTGCGATTTGAACGTGCTCGATATGGATTTCAGATTTCCGCCGCGCGGCGATAGAATTTTGTTCGAATTGCTGGATGTCGATGGTGTGGCTGTCGTATTGGTGGCTGTGGTGTtcgtgttgctggtggtgttgttgttcattttgttgctgttgtggtgGCGCGGTGTGGTATTGGTGGAAAACTGATATTGCTGATGATGATACCTGGAGCGACCGCGGCGGGGCAATGATTTCTGTTCGGACATTGGTGACAGATCGGAGGAGGTGCTTGATTGTGCTCCATGGTAGATGATGCCTACGGCGGAATGGATCAACGGATCAATGGTGGATCAATCGCAGCGCAGACGGAGATGTTAGTGGGGAAGAAAAgaacagaaaaacaaagagcGGGCTGATAGagagttttttttctttggcagGGATACAATACATAGATAACAAACGTTAACAAAAACTTAGCAACTAACTTAGCACTATCAATTACAAAATTGGGTGTCTTAGTCTCATTGGTTGGCCTGATCTTAGTATTTCGTGTGGAGTTTTGTTTGGTGCAGTTTGGCCTACTACAGATATGTAATCGAGATATTGTGGTTTGGAAAGTGTTGTATTAGTCTAGAGtctgcaaaaacaaagcaacacAAAAAGAGAGTTCAGCTGGCAGAATACTTTAGGATAAAAGCCTGGGAGCTTAGAACAAAGGACGTCTGCAGTGAAAGACATCTCAATGTCAAGTAATTTTTCAGAAACATAATTTCACTTTTGAGTGGACGTTCACTGCAGATAAATCAAAAATCGTGGGACGTTCttataatcaattttaaatgcattaaataatatattgaaCTTTCCCATCCCTGACTTACTGTGCTTGATCTTGCCCTCGTGCTGGTTGGAGGACTCGGTG
It contains:
- the LOC6737093 gene encoding arginine/serine-rich coiled-coil protein 2 isoform X1; the protein is MSQSDNVAREQTAANAGPEACQGCRGQVPSATPVEVEDMATPSMERLIRKANMAQKMLNDVMKQIQKQQQQESQLSIKETKSKHRSSDGGKRRHRGRRHGHGHHTSSSSSSSSDHSDCELILAEKEEFMPRRRHIRDDRKRDRSRSRGRSRGHSRGRSHGRSRSRSYTDTRRSRALPLALPVRISV
- the LOC6737093 gene encoding uncharacterized protein LOC6737093 isoform X2, yielding MSQSDNVAREQTAANAGPEACQGCRGQVPSATPVEVEDMATPSMERLIRKANMAQKMLNDVMKQIQKQQQQESQLSIKETKSKHRSSDGVPVPTTVTAS